In a genomic window of Roseiflexus castenholzii DSM 13941:
- a CDS encoding ABC transporter permease translates to MVAYVVQRLAGLAFVFILVSIVAFLLMHATPGGPFDEPNMPLPPAAKENILRKYGLDQPLHIQYIRYMTNALRGDFGYSFSSPTETVAQVIGRTWPISITLGGITVVVALGSGILLGILAAIRQNSILDYVVTFIATLGLTVPNFVIALWLILIFAVELGWLPLGGWGEDWRQIIMPMIALGLGPMGIATRYTRASLVDVFTADYIRTARAKGLAERMVVMRHAIKNALIPIITVLGPRIPDLITGTIFVETMFRVPGLGKFFVESVLDRDYPMIMALMLLIAVLWGFVYLITDLLYTIIDPRVKLT, encoded by the coding sequence ATGGTCGCGTATGTCGTCCAGCGGTTGGCGGGGCTGGCGTTTGTGTTCATTCTGGTATCGATTGTGGCGTTTTTGCTGATGCACGCTACCCCAGGCGGACCATTCGACGAGCCGAACATGCCGTTGCCGCCGGCTGCTAAAGAAAATATCCTGCGCAAATATGGCCTTGATCAGCCGCTGCACATTCAGTACATCAGGTATATGACGAATGCGTTGCGCGGCGACTTCGGGTACTCATTCTCCAGTCCCACCGAAACCGTCGCCCAGGTCATTGGGCGCACCTGGCCCATCAGCATCACTCTCGGCGGCATTACCGTCGTCGTGGCGCTCGGCAGCGGCATTCTGCTCGGCATTCTGGCCGCAATACGGCAGAATAGTATTCTGGATTATGTGGTCACATTCATTGCCACGCTTGGATTGACCGTGCCCAACTTCGTTATTGCGCTATGGTTGATCCTGATTTTTGCGGTTGAACTGGGGTGGTTGCCGCTTGGTGGGTGGGGAGAGGATTGGCGGCAGATTATTATGCCGATGATCGCTCTGGGTTTGGGTCCCATGGGTATTGCCACCCGCTATACTCGCGCCAGCCTGGTTGATGTCTTCACGGCAGACTATATTCGGACGGCGCGCGCCAAAGGGCTGGCGGAGCGCATGGTGGTAATGCGCCATGCGATTAAGAATGCGCTTATTCCGATTATCACGGTGCTCGGTCCACGCATTCCCGACCTGATTACCGGGACGATCTTTGTCGAAACCATGTTCCGTGTGCCGGGGCTGGGCAAGTTTTTCGTCGAAAGCGTGCTCGACCGTGATTATCCGATGATTATGGCGTTGATGTTGTTGATCGCGGTACTGTGGGGATTTGTCTATCTCATCACCGATCTGCTCTACACGATTATTGATCCGCGCGTCAAACTGACGTAG
- a CDS encoding ABC transporter permease yields MSAIAAKDTVTGADPIISRPPSNLWRDAAIRFSKNKLAMGALIVVGILVFLGVFADVLAPQPNFARPIDARKFPGEAGYILGTDDVGRDMLKRLIHGVRTSLIVGISVQAIALVIGATLGLSAGFLGGWVDFFVMRIVELFTAIPQLLFALFLISIFGGGLFNVILAIALIGWVDICRLTRAQLFSLREKEFIEAARAIGIPPFQIAWRHLLPNALTPLIIAVTLGIPTAIFTEAGLSFLGLGINEPTASLGKMVGASFAYIRVYWHMGLLPTLLIALIMLSFSFVGDGLRDALDPRLRK; encoded by the coding sequence ATGAGTGCGATTGCGGCCAAAGATACCGTCACCGGCGCCGATCCGATTATTTCGCGCCCTCCCAGTAATCTCTGGCGCGACGCCGCCATCCGCTTCTCGAAGAACAAACTGGCGATGGGGGCGCTGATTGTGGTCGGAATACTGGTGTTCCTCGGCGTGTTCGCCGATGTTCTGGCGCCACAGCCGAACTTCGCTCGTCCTATCGATGCGCGCAAGTTCCCCGGCGAAGCGGGGTATATCCTGGGCACCGATGATGTCGGGCGCGATATGCTGAAACGCCTGATCCATGGCGTGCGCACATCACTGATCGTCGGCATCTCAGTCCAGGCGATTGCGCTGGTCATTGGGGCGACTCTGGGATTGAGCGCGGGTTTTCTGGGGGGATGGGTCGATTTCTTTGTCATGCGGATTGTAGAGTTGTTCACGGCTATCCCACAATTGTTGTTTGCCCTGTTCCTGATCTCGATCTTTGGCGGTGGGTTGTTCAATGTTATTCTGGCGATTGCGTTGATCGGATGGGTCGATATTTGCCGTCTCACCCGCGCCCAACTCTTCTCGTTGCGCGAAAAGGAGTTCATCGAAGCGGCGCGCGCCATTGGCATTCCACCGTTCCAGATTGCATGGCGGCATCTGCTTCCAAATGCGCTCACACCTCTGATCATCGCCGTCACGCTTGGTATTCCCACCGCCATTTTCACCGAAGCTGGCCTCAGTTTCCTGGGGCTTGGCATCAATGAACCGACCGCCAGCCTCGGCAAGATGGTCGGCGCGTCGTTTGCGTACATCCGCGTCTACTGGCACATGGGTCTGCTCCCTACGCTCCTGATCGCTCTGATTATGCTCAGTTTCTCGTTCGTTGGCGACGGTCTGCGCGACGCGCTCGACCCGCGGTTGCGGAAGTAG
- a CDS encoding DUF2087 domain-containing protein: MNSEALSTTVRYLKVMAHATRLRILGILADGEWSVSELAELLDTTSSTVSRHLAKLQEVDLVRMRMDDANHVYSLNDETLQRINRDLISPASIVAIGEESVGDAWEQRVLTTFLDGDRLTKIPDKPRKRLVILTWLVQKFSPGVRYPEAQVNAIIRRHHDDTATLRRELIAARLMQRDGGVYWRVD; the protein is encoded by the coding sequence TTGAATTCGGAAGCGCTATCAACGACGGTGCGCTATCTCAAGGTGATGGCGCACGCCACCCGCCTCCGCATCCTGGGCATTCTTGCTGATGGAGAGTGGAGTGTTTCTGAACTGGCCGAGTTGCTTGACACAACCAGTTCGACCGTATCACGCCACCTGGCAAAACTCCAGGAAGTCGATCTCGTCCGAATGCGAATGGATGATGCAAACCACGTCTACTCCTTGAATGACGAAACGCTGCAACGAATCAACCGCGACCTGATCAGCCCCGCCAGCATTGTTGCAATTGGCGAGGAAAGCGTCGGCGATGCTTGGGAGCAGCGTGTACTTACCACGTTTCTCGATGGTGACAGACTCACGAAGATCCCCGATAAGCCCAGGAAGCGCCTGGTCATTCTCACATGGCTGGTTCAAAAGTTCTCCCCTGGAGTCAGGTATCCAGAAGCGCAGGTCAATGCGATCATCAGGCGCCATCATGACGATACCGCCACGCTACGGCGTGAACTGATCGCTGCCCGACTCATGCAGCGCGATGGCGGCGTCTACTGGCGTGTGGATTGA
- a CDS encoding dihydrolipoamide acetyltransferase family protein, whose protein sequence is MAVDIVLPQIGESMTEATIGRWLKRVGDRIERFEALVEVETDKVSTEVTSIASGILLEIVTPEGATVPVGTLLARIGETAERHVSAAPAPSQETTAAPEPVRIRRGDGPPITPVVARLAAEYGIDLSQIRGTGAGGRVSKKDVLRYIEMQKAAAALLPGAPTAPPPAPEAPPIPSVSTAPSPPLARETPSTAPVAEAPPALPTAQRPPITQPLPDEAILTPLTTMRRMIADHMVRSLRDAPQATTVFEVDMGRVLAHRDRYRASFEQQGIRLTLTAYVVQAVATALRRVPALNTRFTDEGIITYRRINIGVAVALDDGLIVPVLRDADEKSLAGIARALNDLTERARARRLQPDDTEGGTFTISNHGVGGSLFATPILNRGQSGILGVGAVVKRAVVVTHQGNDAIVIRPMCYLSLTFDHRACDGATADAFLAAVKEVLETYPEQ, encoded by the coding sequence ATGGCGGTTGATATCGTTCTTCCACAGATCGGCGAAAGTATGACCGAAGCCACGATCGGGCGCTGGCTCAAGCGTGTCGGCGACCGCATCGAACGCTTCGAGGCATTGGTGGAAGTCGAGACGGATAAAGTCTCGACCGAAGTGACCTCGATTGCCAGTGGCATTTTGCTCGAAATCGTGACGCCTGAAGGCGCCACAGTGCCGGTTGGCACGCTTCTGGCGCGTATCGGCGAGACGGCGGAGAGGCATGTGAGCGCAGCGCCAGCGCCGTCGCAGGAGACAACGGCAGCGCCAGAACCTGTGCGCATCCGCCGCGGCGATGGTCCGCCGATCACGCCGGTGGTGGCGCGTCTGGCTGCTGAATATGGTATCGACCTGAGCCAAATCCGTGGCACCGGCGCCGGCGGGCGCGTCAGCAAGAAGGATGTGTTGCGCTACATCGAGATGCAGAAAGCGGCTGCCGCTTTGCTGCCCGGCGCACCCACTGCGCCGCCTCCGGCGCCCGAAGCGCCTCCCATCCCATCTGTTTCCACAGCGCCATCACCCCCTCTAGCGCGCGAAACGCCTTCTACTGCGCCTGTTGCCGAAGCGCCGCCTGCCCTGCCCACAGCGCAGCGCCCTCCAATCACGCAACCGTTGCCCGACGAGGCGATCCTCACGCCATTGACCACGATGCGACGCATGATCGCCGATCATATGGTCCGCTCCCTGCGCGACGCCCCGCAGGCCACGACGGTCTTTGAGGTCGATATGGGGCGCGTGCTGGCGCACCGCGACCGGTATCGCGCCTCTTTTGAACAGCAAGGGATACGGTTGACTCTGACAGCGTATGTGGTTCAGGCGGTTGCGACTGCGCTGCGCCGCGTTCCGGCATTGAACACGCGCTTCACTGACGAAGGGATCATCACATACCGGCGGATCAACATTGGGGTGGCGGTCGCCCTCGACGACGGATTGATCGTGCCGGTGCTGCGTGACGCCGACGAGAAAAGTCTGGCCGGCATCGCGCGCGCGTTGAACGACCTGACGGAGCGCGCCCGCGCGCGCCGCCTGCAACCGGACGACACCGAAGGGGGAACGTTTACCATCTCGAACCATGGCGTTGGCGGCAGTCTGTTCGCCACGCCGATCCTCAACCGTGGACAGAGCGGTATTCTTGGCGTCGGCGCCGTGGTGAAGCGCGCGGTCGTTGTGACCCATCAGGGGAATGATGCGATTGTCATTCGCCCGATGTGCTACCTGTCGTTGACATTCGACCACCGCGCCTGTGATGGCGCGACCGCCGACGCATTTCTGGCAGCGGTCAAAGAGGTTCTGGAAACCTACCCCGAGCAATAA
- a CDS encoding protein kinase domain-containing protein, translated as MTKAAAMPDHAANEQTIGAYRLDEQLSVDSAGAVYRAYHTPTGQPVVIRVLSPEQVATPGFRERFERDMRAVAALYHPHIVELYEFGISEGRAFIVGEFPSGGSLQEMVQRRSLPLRLCVECARQMAVALSAAHARGVVHGALKPESIAVFPEPGGGYLLKVGDFGIARLIAPTAANPAAYRAPELRAGSEPDPRTDCYALGALLYEMIVGSPPPLTAIPPLRLVRPDAPADLEALVARCLASAPADRFEMHELVEALKALVVAMGERMSTVSASDSTMIEQIPAADDVTVAAHAIPPAPADVTIIEAPPAPPADATMMVSGEETVIEPALAATSADATVIKAEESEAVATALPASAEETLIEPTPVSAVADATAALIADEASPAMPVSNASAAASPAEAADEALTVLPESPQQPSLAASSVAGPSEVPPDEALTILPESAPAVGAPLPQVSATQSLMIATPPPGFPALPPPSSMPQVQVLDNHGAPLHLVNLTGDGLAIGRSESNDLTLPDESVSEEHAFIDWDGRQVTITDLGSKNGTFVAGVRLSAQDRYPWQGGAPVRIGVYWLRLIPPLMQAASVVAPVAYGAPGPTAVVAAQPASAPATPPVAPAPRQPAPVTPSFGAPVMTPPTAAPTQMPPPGVARSASPTQTPPPTGGAPPDVIGVTQPPLSSNRYGVELEQDVMTLTPGMPSVLRMTLYNYSDNVDHLRVEVQGVPETWIQGPLPEPQLLPNGRTPVALNINVPRTPENRAGPYPVTLYARSRSRPNEAGIAQATWNVQAFTEHRLELKPRRVIGWFRASYNLALTNAGNVPMRYTVVGEDDEQALAFNLGEDAVALEPGASFRHRLVVRGPIRWFGSPQPRSFSIHARTEKRSDAQTSSAQFVQRALIPPWLIPIALLAFLAIVYFVTRPPVIRNPRFEVSPQIAGQPARLIYEIDNAQRVELLPSGIQAPAASGRRTFEFLDATAIPPDLSILAISRFGIRAEASVVVAVVTPTPTPQPTITSSPPTVAPTAEPLPLPTAAPPPPAPPPPAPPAPPAATPTPDVSLADVVRFECRSGDRIVLTGIGPPRESFLLYFGRRAVSGGSVAPNGVYRIDMLVGPERPGEYPVSVRLRLSDRPLPIRTYQYGAAQLVNLESIAPTAAPVELMCIVPRARPTPTVAP; from the coding sequence GTGACGAAAGCCGCTGCCATGCCCGACCATGCTGCAAATGAGCAGACCATCGGCGCTTATCGCCTGGATGAGCAATTGAGCGTCGATAGCGCCGGCGCCGTCTATCGCGCGTATCACACACCCACCGGTCAACCGGTGGTGATCCGGGTGTTATCGCCGGAGCAGGTCGCAACGCCTGGCTTCCGTGAGCGTTTCGAGCGCGACATGCGCGCCGTTGCAGCGCTGTACCACCCGCATATCGTCGAGTTGTACGAATTTGGCATCAGCGAGGGGCGCGCCTTTATCGTTGGTGAATTTCCGTCCGGCGGATCGTTGCAGGAGATGGTGCAAAGACGCTCGCTGCCGCTGCGCCTGTGCGTCGAATGCGCGCGCCAGATGGCAGTGGCGCTCAGCGCGGCGCACGCGCGCGGCGTGGTCCATGGCGCGCTCAAACCGGAAAGCATTGCCGTCTTCCCGGAACCAGGCGGCGGGTATCTGTTGAAGGTTGGCGATTTTGGCATCGCGCGCCTGATCGCTCCAACCGCTGCCAACCCTGCCGCCTATCGCGCCCCGGAATTGCGCGCCGGCAGTGAACCTGACCCACGCACTGATTGCTATGCGCTCGGCGCGCTGCTGTACGAAATGATCGTTGGCTCGCCCCCGCCGCTCACTGCTATTCCGCCGTTGCGTCTGGTGCGCCCGGATGCGCCTGCGGACCTGGAAGCGCTCGTGGCGCGTTGTCTGGCATCTGCGCCTGCGGATCGCTTCGAGATGCACGAATTGGTGGAAGCGCTCAAAGCGTTGGTTGTGGCAATGGGTGAACGCATGTCAACGGTTTCTGCCAGCGACTCGACCATGATCGAGCAGATCCCTGCTGCCGATGATGTGACCGTCGCCGCCCATGCCATCCCGCCAGCGCCCGCTGATGTGACGATCATTGAGGCGCCGCCGGCGCCGCCTGCCGACGCGACCATGATGGTCTCTGGCGAAGAGACGGTGATCGAACCGGCGCTGGCGGCGACTTCAGCCGATGCAACCGTCATCAAGGCGGAAGAGAGCGAAGCAGTAGCAACAGCGCTGCCGGCATCCGCCGAAGAGACGCTGATCGAACCGACGCCTGTCAGCGCCGTCGCCGACGCGACTGCGGCGCTGATCGCCGATGAAGCGTCGCCTGCCATGCCTGTGAGCAACGCTTCTGCCGCAGCGTCGCCGGCGGAGGCAGCCGATGAGGCACTGACCGTTCTGCCAGAATCGCCACAGCAACCGTCCCTTGCCGCCAGCAGCGTGGCGGGGCCATCTGAGGTTCCGCCCGATGAGGCATTGACCATTCTGCCAGAATCGGCGCCGGCGGTCGGTGCGCCGCTGCCGCAGGTCTCAGCCACGCAGTCGCTCATGATCGCAACGCCGCCTCCCGGTTTTCCGGCGTTGCCGCCGCCGTCGAGCATGCCGCAGGTGCAGGTGCTCGACAACCATGGCGCTCCGTTGCATCTCGTCAATCTGACCGGCGATGGCTTGGCAATTGGTCGGTCGGAGAGTAATGATCTGACATTGCCTGATGAGAGCGTTTCCGAGGAACACGCCTTTATCGATTGGGATGGGCGGCAGGTGACGATTACGGACCTTGGCTCGAAGAATGGGACGTTCGTCGCCGGTGTGCGTCTGTCTGCCCAGGATCGGTATCCGTGGCAGGGTGGCGCTCCGGTGCGTATCGGAGTCTACTGGTTACGCCTGATTCCGCCGCTGATGCAGGCAGCAAGCGTTGTTGCGCCGGTTGCCTACGGCGCTCCCGGTCCCACGGCAGTTGTGGCGGCGCAACCCGCAAGCGCGCCCGCCACGCCGCCGGTTGCGCCGGCGCCCCGCCAGCCAGCGCCGGTAACGCCGAGTTTTGGCGCACCGGTGATGACGCCGCCGACTGCCGCGCCCACGCAAATGCCGCCTCCAGGCGTTGCGCGCAGCGCATCTCCAACGCAAACGCCTCCACCGACCGGCGGCGCTCCGCCGGATGTGATTGGCGTCACCCAACCGCCGCTCAGTTCGAACCGCTACGGTGTCGAACTCGAACAGGATGTGATGACTCTTACTCCTGGCATGCCGTCTGTTCTGCGCATGACGCTGTACAACTACAGCGACAATGTCGATCATCTGCGGGTTGAGGTGCAGGGTGTGCCGGAAACCTGGATTCAGGGTCCGTTGCCGGAGCCGCAACTGCTGCCAAATGGTCGCACGCCGGTCGCGCTCAATATTAATGTGCCGCGCACGCCGGAGAACCGCGCCGGTCCCTACCCGGTCACGCTGTATGCCCGCTCGCGCAGTCGACCAAATGAGGCGGGCATCGCACAGGCAACCTGGAATGTCCAGGCATTTACCGAGCACCGGCTGGAATTGAAACCGCGCCGCGTCATCGGATGGTTCAGGGCGTCGTACAATCTGGCGCTGACGAATGCCGGGAATGTGCCGATGCGCTACACCGTTGTCGGCGAGGACGACGAGCAGGCGCTTGCCTTCAACCTGGGGGAGGATGCCGTTGCGCTCGAACCCGGTGCATCATTCAGGCATCGCCTGGTGGTGCGCGGTCCGATCCGCTGGTTTGGATCGCCCCAACCGCGCAGTTTCTCGATCCATGCGCGCACAGAAAAGCGTTCCGACGCTCAAACGTCATCGGCGCAGTTCGTGCAACGCGCTCTGATACCGCCGTGGCTCATTCCGATAGCACTCCTGGCGTTTCTGGCGATTGTCTACTTCGTGACACGCCCGCCGGTCATTCGCAACCCGCGCTTTGAAGTCTCGCCGCAGATCGCCGGTCAGCCGGCGCGCCTGATCTATGAAATTGACAATGCGCAGCGTGTCGAACTGTTGCCGTCTGGCATACAGGCGCCTGCCGCATCCGGTCGCCGGACCTTCGAGTTTCTCGACGCGACCGCCATTCCTCCCGATCTGAGCATCCTGGCGATTAGCCGGTTTGGCATTCGTGCAGAGGCGTCGGTCGTTGTTGCCGTGGTGACACCAACTCCGACGCCGCAACCAACCATCACATCGTCGCCGCCAACTGTGGCGCCAACCGCAGAACCTCTGCCTCTGCCAACCGCAGCGCCACCGCCTCCCGCGCCGCCGCCTCCCGCGCCGCCTGCGCCCCCGGCGGCCACCCCAACACCTGACGTGTCGCTCGCCGATGTGGTGCGGTTTGAGTGTCGATCTGGTGATCGGATCGTGCTCACCGGCATCGGACCGCCGCGTGAGTCATTCCTCCTGTACTTCGGACGGCGCGCGGTGAGTGGAGGGAGCGTTGCGCCCAATGGCGTCTACCGGATTGACATGCTGGTTGGACCCGAACGTCCGGGAGAGTATCCGGTCAGCGTTCGGTTGCGCCTGAGCGACCGCCCACTCCCGATCCGCACATACCAGTATGGCGCGGCGCAGTTGGTCAATCTGGAGAGCATCGCCCCAACCGCAGCGCCGGTCGAGTTGATGTGCATCGTGCCGCGCGCCAGACCGACGCCAACGGTTGCGCCGTAA
- a CDS encoding C39 family peptidase, with the protein MSQRRDSGTLAMQRQFDTEEPVCRPDDAANPARVERLDELERQIDVTVQENRDLRTRLDSLQPSGPDREHLQRDLDQGRLRLRDLLEERLRLLEEEIESLQARTGPNPACSAEHPEMTDLGNQLNERIQQMQRTQQQIAPLRRWHMRYQIGQINEQIAAIDAELATLPQVCDPGDPVGMLLHERRAELEQQRNNLAAALTGSAHEYEQFDRRWGAQRYGNSPDCTNIAQAGCGPTSLAIVLNYLYQEDPESLASGGQIEIVTPPQTATYAATHGRICNSGTAGDTMVTNVHTGFPGFRGRRISLDQAVDQLRSGNLVIFLCRGCTGQNRRGGDKSYGGHYMVLNGVNADGSVFNVLDPGANEASDILTITRKNLTSHNAGFWLIERI; encoded by the coding sequence GTGAGTCAACGACGTGATAGTGGCACATTGGCTATGCAGCGCCAGTTCGACACTGAAGAGCCAGTGTGTCGCCCGGATGATGCCGCCAATCCGGCGCGTGTCGAGCGTCTGGATGAACTCGAGCGTCAGATCGATGTGACAGTCCAGGAAAATCGGGACCTGCGCACCCGGCTCGATAGTCTGCAACCATCCGGTCCAGACAGGGAACATTTACAACGCGATCTCGATCAGGGCCGTCTTCGCCTGCGGGATCTGCTGGAGGAGCGTCTTCGTCTGCTGGAGGAAGAGATCGAGTCGCTTCAGGCTCGCACCGGTCCCAATCCTGCATGTTCTGCTGAGCATCCCGAGATGACCGATCTGGGCAATCAACTGAATGAGCGCATACAACAAATGCAGCGGACACAGCAGCAGATCGCTCCGCTTCGCCGGTGGCATATGCGGTATCAGATCGGACAGATCAACGAGCAGATTGCTGCCATCGACGCAGAACTTGCGACGCTGCCGCAGGTCTGCGATCCCGGTGATCCGGTTGGTATGCTGCTGCATGAGCGTCGCGCCGAACTTGAGCAGCAACGGAATAATCTGGCTGCCGCATTAACCGGCTCGGCTCACGAGTACGAGCAGTTTGATCGTCGCTGGGGCGCCCAACGCTATGGCAATTCACCCGATTGCACGAACATTGCTCAGGCGGGATGCGGTCCCACTTCGCTGGCGATCGTGCTGAACTATCTCTACCAGGAGGACCCGGAGAGCCTTGCGTCAGGCGGGCAGATCGAAATTGTAACCCCGCCACAAACGGCGACGTATGCCGCCACCCATGGTCGCATCTGCAACAGCGGCACTGCCGGCGATACAATGGTCACCAACGTGCACACCGGGTTTCCCGGATTCCGGGGTCGTCGTATTTCGCTGGACCAGGCGGTCGATCAACTCCGATCTGGCAACCTGGTCATCTTCCTGTGTCGCGGTTGCACCGGGCAAAACCGGCGTGGCGGAGACAAAAGCTACGGTGGTCACTATATGGTGCTCAACGGTGTCAACGCGGATGGTTCGGTTTTCAACGTGCTCGATCCGGGTGCGAATGAAGCAAGCGATATTCTGACGATCACACGAAAGAACCTTACCAGCCATAATGCCGGCTTCTGGCTCATCGAGCGTATCTGA